A genomic window from Glycine max cultivar Williams 82 chromosome 17, Glycine_max_v4.0, whole genome shotgun sequence includes:
- the LOC100820291 gene encoding dentin sialophosphoprotein, with product MIKRFPSRNNQRSKGIKVKHVLQIVLLLGVCFWLIYQVKHNHDKQNEFANDSKLSVSTQTDLILKLGRRDLHPGKHEEIQNEKHEEEEEDEHNEEDEENKHGHEEQEDGNKHETEEREEYKHEGREQGDEENKHGAEDQEEAENENEDEGRGGGGDDDIDENDQEKSELDNTDRDDELLDGEQEKEEVDEKENENEDDEKESLVENHNNHEAREEHYKGDDASSAVAHDTHATSTETETLSLENSDVNLEMNIPKPENETTYSDESVGKQNDSDLKVSEGDMIDGISSNTTAVQETGNNTLSNPVDDSSLLNKTTATNSDSHLESSSNLTVVTTEASNNLTGAGNDTSSSSEQNKKVMLSESDQAQSSTMNTTIPGDIKNVQTEGLEQSGNRTSDENLHDTNSTISVKTENGGVDAGESSNLVASNVTENTYRNERSESDISESGKFNGNSETSETDENQNVDATEDEMFKGDTLTGETDETSDSSSANKTMDSAEQDAIDSSDTHIHEDVAEALTDLDTLPDIRNEGDDSDETAAE from the coding sequence ATGATAAAACGGTTTCCAAGTAGGAACAACCAGAGGTCCAAAGGCATCAAGGTAAAGCATGTTCTGCAAATTGTTCTGTTGCTTGGTGTTTGCTTCTGGTTGATCTACCAGGTTAAGCACAATCATGATAAACAGAATGAATTTGCCAACGATTCAAAACTGTCAGTCAGTACACAGACAGATCTGATCCTGAAACTTGGTAGGAGAGACCTTCATCCAGGTAAGCATGAAGAAATTCAGAATGAAAAACatgaggaggaagaggaagatgaacataatgaagaggatgaagaaaataaacatgGCCATGAAGAACAAGAAGATGGAAACAAGCATGAAACTGAGGAACGTGAAGAGTACAAGCATGAAGGCAGAGAACAAGGGGACGAAGAAAATAAGCATGGAGCAGAAGACCAGGAGGAAGCTGAAAACgaaaatgaagatgaaggaagaggaggaggaggagacgATGATATAGATGAAAATGATCAAGAGAAATCAGAGTTGGATAATACTGATCGTGATGATGAGTTATTGGATGGAGagcaagaaaaagaagaggTTGATGAGAAGGAGAATGAAAACGAGGATGATGAAAAGGAGAGTTTAGTTGAAAACCACAACAATCATGAGGCCCGGGAGGAACATTACAAGGGGGATGATGCTTCTAGTGCTGTGGCTCATGATACTCATGCAACTAGCACTGAAACTGAGACACTTAGTTTGGAAAACTCTGATGTAAACTTAGAAATGAATATTCCAAAACCTGAAAATGAGACAACTTATTCAGACGAAAGTGTCGGGAAGCAAAATGATTCAGATTTGAAGGTTTCAGAAGGTGACATGATAGATGGTATTTCTTCAAACACAACTGCTGTTCAAGAGACTGGAAATAACACTTTGTCCAACCCTGTGGATGATAGCTCATTACTAAATAAAACAACTGCAACAAACTCTGACAGTCACTTGGAATCAAGCAGTAACCTGACAGTAGTGACCACTGAAGCAAGCAATAACTTGACCGGAGCTGGTAATGACACATCAAGTTCAtctgaacaaaataaaaaagtgatgtTATCTGAATCTGACCAAGCTCAAAGCAGCACGATGAACACAACAATCCCTGGAGATATAAAAAATGTGCAGACAGAGGGATTAGAGCAGAGTGGCAATAGAACTTCAGATGAAAACCTGCATGATACCAATTCGACGATCTCTGTTAAAACTGAAAATGGAGGTGTGGATGCAGGAGAATCATCTAATCTAGTAGCTTCGAATGTAACCGAGAACACTTACAGAAATGAGAGGTCTGAATCTGATATTTCTGAAAGTGGCAAGTTCAACGGTAACTCTGAAACAAGTGAAACAGATGAAAATCAGAATGTTGATGCCACAGAGGATGAGATGTTCAAAGGTGACACACTAACAGGTGAAACTGATGAAACATCAGACTCTTCCTCTGCCAACAAAACTATGGATTCAGCTGAACAAGATGCAATTGATTCTTCTGATACTCATATACACGAGGATGTGGCTGAGGCTCTAACTGATCTTGATACACTACCAGATATCAGAAATGAAGGAGATGACAGTGACGAAACTGCTGCAGAGTAA